One genomic window of Actinoplanes lobatus includes the following:
- the egtD gene encoding L-histidine N(alpha)-methyltransferase, producing MLTLIDDRDLARTLRADVLAGLTVTPKWLPPRWFYDARGSELFEEITRLPEYYPTRAERAVLAGHAPAIARITEAKCLVELGSGSSEKTRLLLDAMLRRGTLGSFVPLDVSAGALTAAVGALTAAYPGLTVTGVVGDFARHLAYLPEGDSRVVAFLGGTIGNLTPPERVAFLTALRGALHEGEWLLLGADLVKDPAVLVPAYDDAAGVTAEFNRNVLRVINRELGADFDPAAFEHVALWDAGHEWIEMRLRSSRDQVVRIPELDLTVPFAAGEEMRTEISAKFRRDGLAAELAAAGFTLRHWWTDPDDRFGVALAQAG from the coding sequence ATGCTCACCCTGATCGACGACCGGGATCTGGCCCGAACGCTCCGCGCCGACGTGCTCGCCGGCCTGACCGTGACCCCGAAGTGGCTGCCGCCCCGATGGTTCTACGACGCCCGTGGCAGTGAGCTCTTCGAGGAGATCACCCGGCTGCCGGAGTACTACCCGACCCGCGCCGAACGGGCGGTCCTGGCCGGGCACGCCCCCGCGATCGCCCGGATCACCGAGGCCAAATGCCTGGTGGAGCTGGGTTCCGGTTCCTCGGAGAAGACCCGTCTGCTGCTCGACGCGATGCTGCGGCGCGGCACGCTCGGCTCGTTCGTGCCGCTGGACGTGTCGGCGGGCGCGCTCACCGCCGCGGTCGGCGCGCTGACCGCCGCCTATCCGGGGCTGACCGTGACCGGGGTGGTCGGCGACTTCGCCCGGCATCTGGCGTACCTCCCGGAGGGCGACAGCCGGGTGGTCGCCTTCCTCGGCGGCACGATCGGCAACCTGACGCCGCCGGAGCGGGTCGCCTTCCTGACCGCCCTGCGCGGCGCGCTGCACGAGGGCGAGTGGCTGCTGCTCGGCGCCGACCTGGTCAAGGATCCGGCCGTCCTGGTGCCCGCCTACGACGACGCGGCCGGGGTGACCGCCGAGTTCAACCGCAACGTGCTGCGGGTGATCAACCGGGAGCTGGGCGCCGACTTCGACCCGGCGGCGTTCGAGCACGTCGCCCTCTGGGACGCCGGGCACGAGTGGATCGAGATGCGGTTGCGGTCGTCGCGCGACCAGGTGGTGCGCATCCCGGAGCTGGATCTCACCGTGCCGTTCGCCGCCGGGGAGGAGATGCGCACCGAGATCTCCGCCAAGTTCCGCAGGGACGGCCTCGCCGCCGAGCTGGCCGCCGCCGGTTTCACCCTGCGGCACTGGTGGACCGATCCGGACGACCGCTTCGGTGTGGCGCTGGCCCAGGCCGGGTAG
- the argB gene encoding acetylglutamate kinase yields the protein MKAQKKAEILIEALPWLERFHGTTVVIKYGGNAMIDPSLQEAFAADMVFLRLVGIKPVVVHGGGPQISRMLTRLGIESEFRGGLRVTTPEAMDVVRMVLVGQVGRELVGLINQHGPYAVGLSGEDAGLFTAVRRQAVIDGEPVDIGQVGDVGEVNTSAVDDLIAAGRIPVIATVAPDADGVLHNVNADTAASALAVALGARKLVVLTDVPGLYTNWPDTSSLTSEIDADALEKLLPSLESGMAPKMEACLRAVRGGVPAAHVVDGRVAHSTLLEVFTEEGFGTMVVPS from the coding sequence GTGAAGGCGCAGAAGAAGGCCGAGATCCTGATCGAGGCGCTGCCCTGGCTGGAGCGGTTCCACGGGACCACCGTGGTGATCAAGTACGGCGGCAACGCGATGATCGACCCGTCGTTGCAGGAGGCGTTCGCGGCCGACATGGTGTTCCTGCGGCTGGTCGGCATCAAGCCGGTCGTGGTGCACGGCGGCGGCCCGCAGATCAGCCGGATGCTCACCAGACTGGGCATCGAGAGCGAGTTCCGGGGCGGCCTGCGGGTCACCACCCCGGAGGCGATGGACGTCGTCCGGATGGTGCTGGTCGGGCAGGTCGGCCGGGAGCTGGTCGGCCTGATCAACCAGCACGGGCCGTACGCGGTGGGCCTCTCCGGCGAGGACGCGGGCCTGTTCACCGCGGTCCGCCGGCAGGCGGTCATCGACGGCGAGCCGGTGGACATCGGCCAGGTCGGCGACGTCGGCGAGGTGAACACGTCGGCCGTCGACGACCTGATCGCGGCCGGCCGGATCCCGGTCATCGCCACGGTCGCGCCGGACGCCGACGGGGTCCTGCACAACGTGAACGCGGACACCGCCGCCTCCGCGCTGGCCGTCGCGCTCGGCGCCCGCAAGCTGGTCGTCCTCACCGACGTCCCCGGCCTCTACACGAACTGGCCGGACACCTCCTCGCTGACGTCGGAGATCGACGCCGACGCGCTGGAGAAGCTGCTGCCGTCCCTGGAGTCCGGGATGGCGCCCAAGATGGAGGCCTGCCTGCGCGCGGTCCGCGGCGGAGTCCCCGCCGCGCACGTCGTCGACGGCCGGGTCGCCCACTCGACACTGCTCGAAGTCTTCACGGAAGAAGGATTCGGAACGATGGTGGTCCCGTCATGA
- a CDS encoding ABC transporter substrate-binding protein, with product MTSSYRRRGLAAGVAILLGLGTTACGNAAMLSDDNPAEAKECAPYEKYQGHKGTKVRMTGSSRDLEANLLQQALRRFGDCTGIEIQYEGDAAFENTIRKNVADGETPDLSIFAQPGLLKDLIAQGAVKPAPAEVAANGKKGWNQDWLDYGSVDGTFYAAPMSASVKSLVWYSPKTFAKKGYQVPQNWDELIALSDRIAADGEKPWCAGIESGDATGWPATDWMEDVALRVAGPETYDSWVSHEIPFNDPQIAAVTDKVGSILKNPRYVNAGIGGVKSIATTSFQAGGLPVLSGKCTMHRQASFYAGQWPRGTQVAEDGDVYAFYFPAIDPAKGKPALVAGEFLAAFTDRPEVQAVQAYMSSGEFATSRASMGGWVSANKNVDMKVYSNPVDHLSAEILQDEKTVARFDGSDMMPGSVGAGTFWVGMTNWIKGASTKATLNAIEASWP from the coding sequence ATGACGAGCTCGTACCGGCGCCGCGGGCTTGCGGCCGGCGTCGCAATCCTGTTGGGCCTGGGCACGACCGCGTGTGGCAATGCCGCCATGCTGAGTGACGACAACCCGGCCGAGGCGAAGGAGTGCGCCCCTTACGAGAAGTATCAGGGGCACAAGGGCACCAAGGTGAGGATGACCGGTTCGAGCCGTGACCTCGAGGCCAACCTGCTACAACAGGCGTTGCGCCGATTCGGTGACTGCACCGGCATCGAAATCCAGTACGAGGGTGATGCCGCCTTCGAGAACACCATTCGCAAGAACGTGGCGGACGGCGAGACTCCCGACCTGTCCATCTTCGCCCAGCCAGGGCTTCTGAAGGATCTGATCGCCCAGGGCGCGGTCAAGCCCGCCCCGGCCGAGGTCGCGGCCAACGGCAAGAAGGGCTGGAACCAGGACTGGCTGGACTACGGCTCGGTGGACGGCACGTTCTACGCCGCGCCGATGAGTGCCAGCGTCAAGTCGCTGGTGTGGTACTCGCCGAAGACCTTCGCCAAGAAGGGCTATCAGGTGCCGCAGAACTGGGACGAGCTGATCGCGCTCAGCGACCGGATCGCCGCGGACGGGGAGAAGCCCTGGTGTGCCGGAATCGAGTCCGGCGACGCCACCGGCTGGCCCGCGACGGACTGGATGGAGGACGTCGCCCTGCGGGTGGCCGGACCCGAGACCTACGACAGCTGGGTCAGCCACGAGATTCCGTTCAACGACCCGCAGATCGCCGCGGTCACCGACAAGGTCGGATCGATCTTGAAGAACCCGCGGTACGTCAACGCCGGAATCGGTGGGGTCAAGAGCATCGCCACCACGTCGTTCCAGGCCGGCGGCCTGCCCGTGCTGTCAGGTAAGTGCACCATGCACCGCCAGGCGTCGTTCTACGCCGGACAGTGGCCGCGGGGCACCCAGGTGGCCGAGGACGGCGACGTGTACGCCTTCTACTTCCCGGCGATCGACCCGGCCAAGGGCAAACCGGCGCTGGTGGCGGGCGAGTTCCTGGCCGCGTTCACGGACCGGCCGGAAGTGCAGGCCGTGCAGGCGTACATGTCCAGCGGCGAATTCGCCACCAGCCGGGCCTCGATGGGCGGATGGGTGTCGGCGAACAAGAACGTCGACATGAAGGTCTACAGCAACCCGGTGGACCACCTGTCGGCGGAGATCTTGCAGGACGAGAAGACGGTGGCGCGCTTCGACGGCTCGGACATGATGCCCGGCAGTGTCGGCGCCGGCACCTTCTGGGTGGGTATGACGAACTGGATCAAGGGTGCGAGCACGAAGGCCACCCTCAACGCCATCGAGGCGTCCTGGCCGTAG
- a CDS encoding acetylornithine transaminase gives MTLVERWQQSMMNNYGTPAIGLVKGEGAVLTAEDGKEYVDFLGGIAVNALGHAHPAVVAAVTSQIQQLGHVSNLYISEPPVALADLLLALAGRSGRVLFTNSGAEANEAAFKLSRLTGRTHIVATEGAFHGRTMGALALTGQPSKSEPFQPLPPQVTHVPFGDVEALAAAVTTETAMVILEPIQGENGVVVPPTGYLAAAREITDKSGTLLALDEVQTGIGRTGHWFHHQSEGVEPDIVTLAKGLGGGLPLGACIGFGRAADLFTPGAHGTTFGGNPVSCAAGLAVIRTIASEGLLDHVKRVGEQLRRGIEGHPLVKEVRGAGLLLGIVFHEPVSADVAAKLRDAGFLVNPAKPDVIRLAPPLIISSDQADALVAALDGIR, from the coding sequence ATGACCCTGGTCGAGCGCTGGCAGCAGTCGATGATGAACAACTACGGCACCCCGGCGATCGGCCTGGTCAAGGGCGAGGGCGCGGTGCTGACGGCGGAGGACGGTAAGGAGTACGTCGACTTCCTCGGCGGCATCGCCGTCAACGCCCTCGGGCACGCCCACCCGGCCGTGGTCGCCGCGGTCACGAGCCAGATCCAGCAGCTCGGGCACGTCTCCAACCTGTACATCTCGGAGCCGCCGGTGGCGCTGGCCGACCTGCTGCTGGCGCTGGCCGGCCGGTCGGGGCGGGTGCTGTTCACCAACTCGGGCGCCGAGGCCAACGAGGCGGCGTTCAAGCTGTCCCGGCTCACCGGCCGCACGCACATCGTGGCCACCGAGGGCGCCTTCCACGGCCGGACCATGGGTGCGCTGGCGCTGACCGGCCAGCCGTCGAAATCGGAGCCGTTCCAGCCGCTCCCGCCGCAGGTCACGCACGTGCCGTTCGGTGATGTCGAGGCGCTCGCCGCCGCGGTGACCACGGAGACCGCCATGGTCATCCTGGAGCCGATCCAGGGGGAGAACGGCGTCGTGGTCCCGCCGACCGGATATCTCGCGGCAGCACGCGAAATCACCGATAAATCGGGCACGCTGCTCGCGCTGGACGAGGTGCAGACCGGCATCGGCCGGACCGGGCACTGGTTCCACCACCAGAGCGAGGGCGTCGAGCCGGACATCGTCACCCTGGCCAAGGGCCTCGGCGGCGGCCTGCCGCTGGGCGCCTGCATCGGCTTCGGCCGGGCCGCCGACCTGTTCACCCCGGGCGCGCACGGCACCACCTTCGGCGGCAACCCCGTCTCCTGCGCGGCCGGTCTCGCGGTGATCCGCACGATCGCGAGCGAGGGTCTGCTCGATCACGTGAAGCGGGTGGGGGAGCAGCTCCGGCGGGGCATCGAAGGGCACCCGCTGGTGAAGGAGGTCCGCGGCGCCGGCCTGCTGCTGGGCATCGTGTTCCATGAGCCGGTCTCGGCCGACGTGGCCGCCAAGCTGCGTGACGCCGGTTTCCTGGTGAACCCCGCCAAGCCGGACGTGATCCGGCTCGCCCCGCCTCTGATCATCTCCTCCGATCAGGCGGACGCCCTGGTCGCGGCCCTGGACGGTATCCGGTGA
- a CDS encoding arginine repressor, whose amino-acid sequence MNGTPATRAGRHARLVELIRTRKVKSQTELADILAHEGVQVTQATLSRDLEELNAVKVSGIYYIPEDGHKPLRESTSHGPARLIRLLRELLTGTDSSGNIAVLRTPPGAAQFLASALDRSGLADVVGTIAGDDTIFVVARDSGPTSGAALAEKLSNWSRSDHEEAR is encoded by the coding sequence GTGAATGGCACCCCGGCCACCCGCGCGGGGCGGCACGCCCGGCTCGTCGAGCTGATCCGCACCCGCAAGGTCAAGTCGCAGACCGAGCTGGCCGACATCCTCGCCCACGAGGGGGTCCAGGTCACCCAGGCGACCCTGTCCCGGGACCTGGAGGAGCTGAACGCGGTGAAGGTGTCCGGGATCTACTACATCCCGGAGGACGGGCACAAGCCGCTGCGGGAGAGCACCAGCCACGGCCCGGCCCGGCTCATCCGGCTGCTGCGCGAGCTGCTGACCGGCACCGACTCGAGCGGCAACATCGCGGTCCTGCGTACCCCGCCGGGGGCCGCGCAGTTCCTGGCCAGCGCCCTGGACCGGTCCGGTCTGGCGGATGTGGTCGGCACCATCGCCGGCGACGACACGATCTTCGTGGTGGCCCGGGACTCCGGCCCCACCTCGGGTGCCGCCCTGGCCGAGAAACTCAGCAACTGGAGCAGGTCGGACCACGAGGAGGCCCGCTGA
- the egtC gene encoding ergothioneine biosynthesis protein EgtC: MCRHLGYLGPPVPLSSLLLDPPHALVTQAWAPRDMRGGGTINADGFGVGWWPPGAAEPVRYRSAMPIWTDAALPSLAAATRSGAVLAAVRSATVGLPVVETAAAPFTDGRWLFSHNGVVRGWPSAVAGLAGELPVEDLLTMDAPTDSATLWALLRARLRAGEPAPKAVAALVVDVAAAAPGSRLNLLLTDGTQLIATAHGHALSVHAGRGSVLIGSEPLDASPAWQPVPDGHLVVATATALEMTPTL, translated from the coding sequence ATGTGCCGCCACCTCGGATATCTCGGCCCGCCCGTACCGTTGTCGAGTCTCCTGCTGGACCCGCCGCACGCGCTGGTGACGCAGGCGTGGGCGCCGCGCGACATGCGCGGCGGCGGCACCATCAACGCCGACGGCTTCGGGGTCGGCTGGTGGCCGCCGGGCGCCGCCGAGCCGGTGCGGTACCGCAGCGCCATGCCGATCTGGACCGACGCCGCCCTGCCGTCGCTGGCGGCCGCCACCCGGTCCGGGGCGGTCCTCGCCGCGGTTCGCTCGGCCACCGTGGGCCTGCCGGTCGTGGAGACCGCGGCGGCGCCGTTCACCGACGGCCGCTGGCTGTTCAGCCACAACGGCGTGGTCCGCGGCTGGCCGTCGGCGGTCGCCGGACTCGCCGGTGAGCTGCCGGTCGAGGACCTGCTCACGATGGACGCGCCGACCGACTCGGCCACCCTCTGGGCGCTGCTGCGAGCCCGGCTGCGAGCCGGCGAGCCCGCCCCCAAGGCGGTCGCCGCGCTGGTCGTCGACGTGGCCGCGGCGGCCCCCGGATCCCGGCTGAACCTGCTGCTCACCGACGGCACGCAGCTGATCGCGACGGCACACGGCCACGCCCTGTCGGTGCACGCCGGCCGCGGCTCGGTCCTGATCGGCTCGGAACCCTTGGACGCCTCCCCGGCCTGGCAGCCCGTCCCGGACGGCCACCTGGTGGTCGCCACCGCCACCGCTCTGGAGATGACACCGACTCTCTGA
- the argC gene encoding N-acetyl-gamma-glutamyl-phosphate reductase, producing MGIRVAVAGASGYAGGELLRVIAGHPEFDLVAATAHSQAGSPVSAVHPQLAGLDLTLGATDAETLSGADLVFLALPHGQSAAVAARLAEGVKVVDLGADFRLESAEQWTRYYGGGHAGTWTYGLPELPGARAAIAGADRVANTGCYAATIILALAPLIAAGVADPEDVVVVASSGTSGAGRNAKVNLLASEIMGDLSPYKVGAHQHVAEIKQATGAGSLSMTPILAPMPRGILATVTARRLNGGDPREALQAAYADAPFVHVLPEGSWPHTAATAGSNSCHLQATVDIDSGRIIVVSALDNLGKGAAGQAVQNANIMFGLPETTGLSVFGVAP from the coding sequence ATGGGAATCCGGGTCGCGGTAGCGGGTGCCAGTGGCTACGCGGGCGGTGAGTTGCTGCGCGTGATCGCCGGGCATCCCGAGTTCGACCTCGTCGCGGCGACCGCGCACAGCCAGGCGGGTTCTCCGGTCAGCGCGGTGCATCCGCAGCTCGCCGGGCTCGACCTGACCCTCGGCGCCACCGACGCCGAGACGCTCAGCGGGGCCGACCTGGTCTTCCTCGCTCTGCCGCACGGTCAGTCGGCGGCCGTGGCGGCGCGGCTCGCCGAGGGGGTCAAGGTCGTCGACCTGGGCGCCGACTTCCGGCTGGAGAGCGCCGAGCAGTGGACCCGCTACTACGGCGGCGGCCACGCGGGCACGTGGACCTACGGCCTGCCCGAGCTGCCGGGCGCGCGCGCCGCGATCGCCGGGGCCGACCGGGTGGCCAACACCGGCTGCTACGCCGCGACGATCATCCTGGCGCTCGCCCCGCTGATCGCCGCCGGTGTCGCCGACCCGGAGGACGTGGTGGTCGTCGCCAGCTCCGGCACCTCGGGCGCCGGGCGCAACGCCAAGGTCAACCTGCTGGCCAGCGAGATCATGGGTGACCTGTCGCCCTACAAGGTCGGCGCCCACCAGCACGTCGCCGAGATCAAGCAGGCCACCGGCGCCGGCTCGCTGTCGATGACGCCGATCCTGGCGCCGATGCCGCGCGGCATCCTGGCGACCGTCACGGCGCGCCGGCTCAACGGCGGCGACCCGCGCGAGGCACTCCAGGCGGCCTATGCGGACGCGCCGTTCGTGCACGTGCTGCCGGAGGGCTCGTGGCCGCACACCGCGGCCACCGCCGGTTCGAACTCGTGTCACCTCCAGGCCACGGTCGACATCGACTCGGGCCGCATCATCGTGGTGAGCGCGCTCGACAACCTGGGCAAGGGCGCCGCCGGCCAGGCGGTGCAGAACGCCAACATCATGTTCGGTCTGCCCGAGACCACGGGCCTGAGCGTCTTCGGAGTCGCACCGTGA
- a CDS encoding methyl-accepting chemotaxis protein: MRRWWRNRGIRTKLLLVTALAGIATTAVGVGAVIQLNSVAATARTITDERMQQALRINEARTQLLQEDATLLEHVALTDEVSRKRAEDEIKASDAAYDKAWAAYRQGDTAHTGTLSATEGLIATYRHLRDDAMLPASRDHDTEAFQTNRFTQGGALVAARQNLDELAEYQTNAVAEGGRAIQNAKSQGLQMIFGLLIGGLTLAGAAAVYLANAILRPVRRVEQALTAMAEGDLTRPAEVDSNDEIGRMAAGYERARQAMRETFEALRLTAETVSEASGQVHDSGTRLDESTTDTARQARSVTEAAGMVSGNVQLLSAAGVEMGSSIESIAHSANEAARVASSAVDVAAGTTEIVTKLGRSSTEISDVVKVITAIAEQTNLLALNATIEAARAGESGKGFAVVAGEVKELAQETARATDDITRRVQAIQVDTGGAVEAIAKISAIIAQINDFQLTIASAVEEQTATTNEMNRNVFEAANGSQEIATTIEALSASVDNAAGDAVNTKSAAGNLAQTAQQLRDAVHRFQI; encoded by the coding sequence ATGCGCCGTTGGTGGCGAAACCGAGGTATCCGAACGAAGTTGTTGCTGGTGACCGCACTGGCCGGGATCGCGACGACGGCCGTGGGCGTGGGCGCCGTGATCCAGCTGAACTCGGTGGCGGCCACCGCGCGGACCATCACCGACGAGCGCATGCAGCAGGCGTTACGCATCAACGAGGCCCGCACGCAGTTGTTGCAGGAGGACGCGACGCTGCTGGAGCACGTGGCGCTCACCGACGAGGTGTCCCGCAAGCGGGCCGAGGATGAGATCAAGGCCAGCGACGCGGCGTACGACAAGGCGTGGGCGGCCTACCGGCAGGGCGACACCGCCCACACGGGCACGCTCTCGGCCACCGAGGGGCTGATCGCGACCTACCGCCACCTGCGCGACGACGCGATGCTGCCGGCCAGTCGCGACCACGACACCGAAGCGTTCCAGACCAACCGCTTCACCCAGGGCGGCGCCCTGGTCGCGGCGCGGCAGAACCTGGACGAGCTGGCGGAATACCAGACCAACGCGGTGGCGGAGGGCGGTCGCGCCATCCAGAACGCGAAGTCGCAAGGCCTCCAGATGATCTTCGGCTTGCTGATCGGCGGGCTCACCCTCGCCGGGGCCGCCGCGGTGTACCTGGCCAACGCCATTCTGCGACCGGTCCGCCGGGTCGAGCAGGCTCTCACCGCCATGGCCGAAGGTGACCTGACCCGCCCCGCGGAGGTCGACTCGAACGACGAGATCGGCCGGATGGCGGCCGGGTACGAACGGGCCCGGCAGGCGATGCGAGAGACCTTCGAGGCGCTGCGCCTCACCGCCGAGACGGTGAGCGAGGCGTCCGGCCAGGTGCACGATTCCGGCACCCGGCTCGACGAGTCGACCACCGACACCGCGCGGCAGGCGCGCTCGGTCACCGAGGCGGCCGGAATGGTCTCCGGCAACGTGCAACTGCTGTCCGCCGCCGGCGTGGAGATGGGTTCGTCGATCGAATCGATCGCGCACAGCGCCAACGAGGCCGCCCGGGTCGCCTCCTCCGCGGTCGACGTCGCCGCCGGCACCACGGAGATCGTCACCAAACTCGGCCGGTCGTCCACGGAGATCAGTGACGTCGTCAAGGTGATCACCGCGATCGCCGAACAGACCAACCTGCTCGCCCTCAACGCCACCATCGAGGCGGCACGCGCGGGCGAGAGCGGCAAGGGCTTCGCGGTGGTGGCCGGAGAGGTCAAGGAGCTGGCCCAGGAGACCGCACGGGCCACCGACGACATCACCCGGCGGGTCCAGGCCATCCAGGTCGACACCGGCGGAGCGGTCGAGGCGATCGCGAAGATCAGCGCGATCATCGCGCAGATCAACGACTTCCAGCTCACCATCGCCTCGGCGGTCGAGGAGCAGACGGCCACGACCAACGAGATGAACCGCAACGTGTTCGAGGCCGCGAACGGCTCGCAGGAGATCGCCACCACCATCGAGGCGCTGTCGGCGTCGGTGGACAACGCCGCCGGCGACGCGGTCAACACGAAGTCGGCGGCCGGGAACCTGGCACAGACGGCGCAGCAGCTGCGCGACGCCGTGCACCGGTTCCAGATCTGA
- the argF gene encoding ornithine carbamoyltransferase — MTTRHFLRDDDLTPGEQSEILDLAAAMKADRFGNKPLAGPRSVAVFFDKASLRTRLSFEAGIAELGGQPIIVDTQNTHFGRGETLADAGRVVARYVAAMVYRTHGDERLAELASGVTVPVINALSDGYHPCQLLADLLTIRERFGATAGRTLAYVGDAANNMAHSYLIAGAMAGMNVRVAGPSGFDPAPAVVSRAGEIAAWTGGSVEVLRDPREAADGAHVVATDTWTSMGQEGDGRDRLTPFWPYQVNKELLAVADPEAIVLHCLPAHRNEEITDEVIDGPQSAVFDQAENRLHAQKALLTWLLAANQ, encoded by the coding sequence GTGACCACCCGCCACTTCCTCCGTGACGACGACCTGACGCCCGGGGAGCAGTCCGAGATCCTGGACCTGGCCGCCGCCATGAAGGCGGACAGGTTCGGGAACAAGCCGCTGGCCGGCCCGCGCTCGGTCGCCGTCTTCTTCGACAAGGCCAGCCTGCGGACCCGGCTGTCGTTCGAGGCCGGCATCGCCGAGCTGGGCGGGCAGCCGATCATCGTGGACACGCAGAACACCCACTTCGGCCGGGGCGAGACGCTCGCCGACGCCGGCCGGGTGGTGGCCCGGTATGTCGCGGCGATGGTCTACCGCACGCACGGCGACGAGCGGCTGGCCGAGCTGGCGTCCGGCGTCACCGTTCCGGTGATCAACGCGCTCAGCGACGGCTACCACCCCTGCCAGCTGCTGGCCGACCTGCTGACCATCCGGGAGCGGTTCGGCGCGACGGCCGGCCGGACTCTGGCGTACGTCGGGGACGCGGCCAACAACATGGCCCACTCGTACCTGATCGCCGGCGCCATGGCCGGGATGAACGTGCGGGTCGCCGGCCCGTCCGGGTTCGACCCGGCGCCGGCCGTGGTGAGCCGGGCCGGGGAGATCGCGGCGTGGACCGGCGGCTCGGTGGAGGTGCTGCGCGACCCGCGGGAGGCGGCCGACGGCGCGCACGTGGTCGCCACCGACACGTGGACGTCGATGGGCCAGGAGGGCGACGGCCGGGACCGGCTCACCCCGTTCTGGCCGTACCAGGTGAACAAGGAGCTGCTCGCGGTGGCCGACCCGGAGGCGATCGTGCTGCACTGCCTCCCGGCGCACCGCAACGAGGAGATCACCGACGAGGTGATCGACGGTCCGCAGAGTGCCGTCTTCGACCAGGCGGAGAACCGTCTGCACGCGCAGAAGGCCCTGCTGACATGGCTCTTGGCGGCGAATCAGTGA
- the argJ gene encoding bifunctional glutamate N-acetyltransferase/amino-acid acetyltransferase ArgJ, with translation MTVTHPKGFRAAGVAAGLKASGNADIALIVNDGPDYTAAGVFTANRVKAAPVLWSQQVLKGGIVRAVVLNSGGANACTGSQGFRDTHATAEHTATVLRGGANRMMIGPGDVAVCSTGLIGELLPMDKLLPGVNAAAKALTADGGPAAAEAIMTTDTVAKNAVAQREGWSVGGIAKGAGMLAPALATMLVVITTDASADNEVLDAALRAATRVTFDRIDADGCMSTNDTVLLLANGSSDREPTLEELTAAVTEVCHDLAQQLIADAEGATKHIAIEVQGAASEADAVQVGRVVAGNNLVKTAFFGNDPNWGRILAAVGTTSAAFEPDRVDVAINGVWICKGGAAAEDRNKVDLSGRDVTVTINLREGEMGATIWTTDLSHAYVHENSAYSS, from the coding sequence GTGACCGTGACCCACCCCAAGGGCTTCCGGGCCGCGGGCGTCGCCGCCGGGCTCAAGGCCAGCGGAAACGCCGACATCGCCCTGATCGTCAACGACGGCCCCGACTACACGGCGGCCGGCGTCTTCACCGCCAACCGGGTGAAGGCCGCTCCCGTGCTGTGGAGCCAGCAGGTGCTCAAGGGCGGCATCGTCCGGGCGGTCGTGCTCAACTCGGGCGGCGCCAACGCGTGCACCGGCTCGCAGGGCTTCCGCGACACCCACGCCACCGCCGAGCACACCGCGACCGTGCTGCGGGGCGGCGCCAACCGCATGATGATCGGCCCGGGTGACGTGGCGGTCTGCTCGACCGGCCTGATCGGCGAGCTGCTGCCGATGGACAAGCTGCTCCCGGGGGTGAACGCGGCGGCCAAGGCGCTCACCGCCGACGGCGGCCCGGCGGCGGCCGAGGCGATCATGACCACCGACACGGTGGCGAAGAACGCGGTGGCCCAGCGTGAGGGCTGGTCGGTCGGCGGCATCGCGAAGGGCGCCGGCATGCTGGCCCCGGCCCTGGCCACCATGCTCGTGGTGATCACCACCGACGCGTCCGCCGACAACGAGGTGCTCGACGCCGCGCTGCGCGCCGCCACCCGGGTCACCTTCGACCGGATCGACGCGGACGGCTGCATGTCCACCAACGACACCGTGCTGCTGCTGGCCAACGGCTCCTCGGACAGGGAGCCGACGCTCGAGGAGCTGACCGCCGCGGTCACCGAGGTCTGCCACGACCTGGCCCAGCAGCTGATCGCCGACGCCGAGGGCGCCACCAAGCACATCGCCATCGAGGTGCAGGGCGCCGCCTCCGAGGCCGACGCCGTGCAGGTGGGCCGGGTGGTGGCGGGAAACAACCTGGTGAAGACGGCGTTCTTCGGCAACGACCCGAACTGGGGCCGGATCCTGGCCGCGGTCGGCACCACGAGCGCGGCCTTCGAGCCGGACCGCGTCGACGTGGCGATCAACGGCGTCTGGATCTGCAAGGGCGGCGCCGCGGCCGAGGACCGCAACAAGGTGGACCTGTCCGGGCGGGACGTGACCGTCACGATCAACCTGCGTGAGGGAGAGATGGGCGCGACGATCTGGACCACCGATCTGTCCCACGCGTACGTGCACGAGAACTCGGCGTACTCGTCGTGA